The following are encoded in a window of Arvicanthis niloticus isolate mArvNil1 chromosome 1, mArvNil1.pat.X, whole genome shotgun sequence genomic DNA:
- the LOC117716117 gene encoding olfactory receptor 5P60, with amino-acid sequence MAFLEDGNHTAVTEFILLGLTDDPVLTVVLFTIILCIYLVTVSGNLSTILLIRVSSQLHHPMYFFLSHLGSADIGYSSSVTPNMLANFLIKQNTISYLGCSIQFGSAAFFGGLECFLLAAMAYDRFVAICNPLLYSIKMSKQVCIQLVIGSYIGGFLNATFFTLSFFSLFFCGPNIINHFYCDFAPLVELSCSDVSVPVVVTSFSAASVTMFTVFIIVISYTYILITILKMRSTEGRQKAFSTCTSHLTAVTLFYGTITFIYVMPKSSYSTDQNKVVSVFYMVVIPMLNPLIYSLRNNEIKGALKRQLGKKMYSQSNILFCKA; translated from the coding sequence ATGGCTTTCCTGGAGGATGGGAACCACACTGCAGTGACAGAGTTCATTTTATTGGGATTAACAGATGACCCAGTTCTTACAGTTGTCCTCTTCACCATCATCCTGTGCATCTACCTGGTGACTGTGTCTGGGAACCTCAGCACCATCCTTCTCATCAGAGTCTCTTCCCAGCTCCATCAccccatgtacttttttctcagcCACTTGGGTTCTGCTGACATAGGCTACTCATCTTCTGTCACACCCAATATGCTTGCCAATTTCCTTATAAAGCAAAATACCATCTCCTACCTTGGATGTTCTATTCAGTTTGGCTCAGCTGCTTTCTTTGGGGGACTTGAATGCTTCCTTCTGGCTGCCATGGCTTATGATCGCTTTGTAGCAATTTGCAACCCACTGCTTTATTCCATCAAAATGTCCAAACAAGTCTGTATCCAGTTGGTTATAGGATCTTATATAGGGGGATTTCTTAATGCCACCTTCTttaccctttccttcttttccttgttCTTCTGTGGACCAAATATAATCAATCACTTTTACTGTGATTTTGCTCCTTTAGTAGAACTTTCCTGTTCTGATGTCAGTGTCCCTGTAGTTGTTACCTCATTTTCTGCTGCCTCAGTTACTATGTTCACAGTGTTTATCATAGTCATCTCCTACACCTACATCCTCATCACCATCCTGAAGATGCGCTCCACTGAGGGTCGACAGAAAGCCTTCTCCACCTgcacctcccacctcactgcaGTCACTCTGTTCTATGGAACCATTACCTTCATTTATGTGATGCCCAAGTCTAGCTACTCCACAGACCAGAACAAGGTGGTGTCTGTGTTCTACATGGTGGTGATCCCCATGTTGAACCCCCTCATCTACAGCCTTAGGAATAATGAGATTAAGGGTGCTCTGAAGAGACAGCTTGGTAAGAAAATGTATTCTCAGAGTAATATATTGTTTTGTAAAGCTTAG